The following proteins come from a genomic window of Gordonia westfalica:
- a CDS encoding helix-turn-helix domain-containing protein yields the protein MAPADTPGDRTASVSNATSASQFLTVAEVASLMRVSKMTVYRLVHNGELPAVRVGRSFRVHAKAVHDYLETSYFDAG from the coding sequence ATGGCACCTGCAGACACTCCTGGTGACAGGACAGCTTCGGTGAGCAATGCGACTTCTGCGTCGCAGTTCCTCACCGTCGCCGAGGTTGCGTCGCTGATGCGCGTTTCGAAGATGACCGTTTACCGACTCGTCCACAACGGCGAACTGCCTGCGGTTCGGGTTGGACGCTCGTTCCGTGTGCATGCGAAAGCGGTGCACGACTACCTGGAGACGTCGTACTTCGACGCCGGCTAG
- the proC gene encoding pyrroline-5-carboxylate reductase, with translation MTERIAIIGGGKIGEALLAGLIGAGTPTKDLVVAEKLESRASEIADEYGVLVTDVKTAAESAQYVFLAIKPDDVDSILRILASAEDESETERVTVTLVAGIPLARYESALQAGSPVIRVMPNTPMLVNEAMCAVSAGRYVEEEQLDAVVGLLKTVGRVAVVPEKQMDAVTAVSGSGPAYVFLLAEAMIDAGVGLGLTRAQASEMAVQTIRGAGILLSDSGMSPVDLRAAVTSPGGTTAEAIREFEANGLRHAVYQATRACAAASARGGRRVEVEGLASGHAVSDTP, from the coding sequence GTGACCGAACGCATCGCCATCATCGGTGGAGGCAAGATCGGGGAGGCCCTGCTGGCAGGCCTGATCGGCGCCGGAACCCCGACGAAGGACCTCGTCGTCGCGGAGAAGCTTGAATCCCGGGCGTCCGAGATCGCCGACGAGTACGGGGTCCTGGTGACCGACGTGAAGACGGCCGCGGAATCCGCTCAGTACGTGTTCCTGGCGATCAAGCCGGACGACGTCGACTCGATCCTCCGCATCCTCGCCTCGGCGGAGGACGAGTCCGAGACCGAGCGGGTGACGGTGACCCTGGTCGCCGGTATCCCGTTGGCTCGCTACGAGAGCGCGCTGCAGGCGGGTTCCCCGGTCATCCGGGTCATGCCCAACACCCCGATGCTGGTCAACGAGGCCATGTGCGCGGTGTCGGCCGGCCGCTACGTCGAGGAGGAGCAGCTCGACGCGGTCGTCGGCCTGCTCAAGACCGTGGGTCGGGTGGCCGTGGTGCCCGAGAAGCAGATGGACGCGGTCACGGCCGTGTCCGGGTCGGGGCCGGCCTATGTCTTCCTGCTCGCGGAGGCGATGATCGACGCGGGCGTCGGCCTGGGGCTGACCCGCGCGCAGGCCTCGGAGATGGCGGTACAGACGATTCGCGGCGCCGGGATCCTGCTCAGCGATTCGGGCATGTCGCCGGTCGATCTGCGGGCCGCGGTGACCTCGCCGGGCGGCACCACCGCCGAGGCGATCCGCGAATTCGAGGCGAACGGCCTCCGGCACGCCGTCTACCAGGCCACACGCGCCTGTGCGGCTGCCAGCGCACGCGGCGGACGTCGAGTGGAAGTCGAGGGTTTGGCGTCGGGACACGCGGTCTCCGACACCCCATGA
- a CDS encoding glutaredoxin family protein, which translates to MTVELLTREGCHMCATARRDLTRLCDELGVEFTEVDVDRAAADGRPEIRADFGDRLPVVLLDGDEHSYWEVDEPRLRADLGRRG; encoded by the coding sequence ATGACCGTGGAACTGCTGACCCGTGAGGGATGCCACATGTGCGCGACCGCTCGTCGCGACCTGACGCGGCTCTGTGACGAGCTGGGAGTGGAGTTCACCGAGGTCGACGTCGACCGGGCCGCGGCCGACGGTCGTCCCGAGATCCGTGCGGACTTCGGCGACCGGCTTCCCGTGGTGCTGCTCGACGGTGACGAGCACAGCTACTGGGAGGTCGACGAGCCGCGGCTGCGTGCCGACCTCGGGCGCCGGGGCTGA
- a CDS encoding glutamyl-tRNA reductase, which translates to MSVLLFGVSHRSAPVEVLERLTVSDHDRPKLVDELLSSRSISEAMVVSTCNRVEIYAVVDAFHPALEAVGEVLGDHSGMTVNEMTRHAYVRYSEAAVEHLFTVAAGLDSLVVGEQQILGQIRNSYLSADANDSAGRVLHELAQQALRVGKRVHTETGIDRAGASVVSVALHRAKALLTDPATGAHRLRTAVVVGAGAMGGLATAQLAREGVTEMSVVNRTVENARHLADNIAANHGITVHGVGLDELPAAMAAADVVVSCTGAVGSVVSVGAVHSALAERNRNGDSTPMVICDLGLPRNVDPAAARLPGVHVVDIEGLRGDSETQAAENDTLAARSIVAGELAEYLTHQRQAEVTPTVAALRQRAADVVEAEILRLETRLPDLENNQRDEVAKTVRRVVDKLLHAPTVRVKQLASTPNGDHYAEALRELFELKPGAAESVSAPDRLGTTDPAGEQGDR; encoded by the coding sequence GTGAGTGTTCTGTTGTTCGGGGTGTCGCACCGCAGTGCGCCGGTCGAGGTGCTCGAGCGGTTGACGGTCTCCGACCACGACCGTCCGAAGCTGGTCGACGAGCTGCTGTCGTCGCGGTCGATCTCCGAGGCCATGGTCGTCTCGACCTGCAACCGCGTCGAGATCTACGCGGTCGTCGACGCCTTCCACCCGGCCCTCGAGGCGGTCGGCGAGGTCCTCGGCGACCACTCGGGGATGACCGTCAACGAGATGACGCGCCACGCCTACGTCCGCTACTCCGAGGCCGCCGTCGAGCATCTGTTCACCGTCGCCGCCGGGCTCGACTCGCTCGTCGTCGGCGAGCAACAGATCCTCGGCCAGATCCGCAACTCCTACCTGAGCGCGGACGCCAACGACTCGGCCGGACGCGTCCTGCACGAGCTCGCCCAGCAGGCACTCCGCGTGGGCAAGCGGGTCCACACCGAGACCGGCATCGACCGTGCCGGCGCATCGGTCGTGTCCGTGGCCCTGCATCGCGCCAAGGCGCTTCTCACCGATCCCGCGACCGGGGCGCACCGGCTGCGCACCGCGGTGGTGGTCGGCGCCGGTGCCATGGGCGGCCTCGCGACCGCCCAGCTGGCCCGTGAGGGCGTCACCGAGATGTCGGTGGTCAATCGCACGGTCGAGAACGCCCGCCACCTGGCCGACAACATCGCCGCCAACCACGGCATCACCGTGCACGGCGTGGGCCTCGACGAGCTGCCGGCCGCGATGGCCGCCGCCGACGTCGTGGTCAGCTGTACCGGCGCGGTCGGCTCCGTGGTGAGCGTGGGTGCGGTGCATTCGGCTCTCGCCGAGCGAAACCGCAACGGCGATTCCACCCCGATGGTGATCTGCGACCTCGGGCTCCCGCGCAACGTCGATCCGGCCGCGGCCCGCCTGCCCGGCGTGCACGTCGTCGACATCGAGGGTCTGCGCGGCGACTCCGAGACCCAGGCCGCCGAGAACGACACCCTCGCGGCGCGGTCGATCGTCGCCGGCGAGCTCGCCGAGTACCTGACCCATCAGCGCCAGGCCGAGGTCACGCCGACCGTCGCGGCCCTCCGTCAGCGCGCCGCGGACGTCGTCGAAGCCGAGATCCTGCGTCTCGAGACCCGGCTCCCGGACCTCGAGAACAACCAGCGCGACGAGGTCGCCAAGACCGTCCGCCGCGTCGTCGACAAGCTGTTGCACGCACCGACGGTGCGGGTGAAGCAGCTCGCGTCGACGCCCAACGGTGACCACTACGCGGAGGCTCTGCGCGAATTGTTCGAACTCAAACCCGGTGCGGCAGAGTCGGTTTCGGCGCCCGACCGACTGGGGACCACCGATCCGGCCGGCGAGCAGGGTGACCGATGA
- a CDS encoding 30S ribosomal protein bS22, protein MGSVIKKRRKRMSKKKHRKLLRRTRVQRRKLGK, encoded by the coding sequence ATGGGTTCAGTTATCAAGAAGCGCCGCAAGCGCATGTCGAAGAAGAAGCACCGCAAGCTGCTGCGTCGAACCCGGGTGCAGCGTCGTAAACTCGGCAAATAA
- a CDS encoding lysophospholipid acyltransferase family protein, translated as MSALAGSGATDARTAKVIQLYASPSGPDSVDRRGARDSGRRRHPSQQASGHRTRHGATQGDSFLGHPNTDGFGRPPARVTPISNEIALSDEVLGVEHRGPSKSSPLFSLGGIRNAVADTLTSTAGFIRERMAGEYEVDEFGFDPHFTESVWFPAVRQVYEKWFRVEVTGIENLPLEGGALLVANHAGTIPVDAIITSLAVRDNHPDNRYVRLLAADMAFDSPGISEVARRIGATVACTNDADRLLRQGELTAVWPEGFKGIGKLYKDRYKLQRFGRGGFVTTALRNAAPIIPVSIVGSEEIYPMLADLKPLAKVLGLPYFPITPLFPWLGPLGMVPLPSKWHIHFGRPIETGSYDESSADDPMVVFDLTDHVREEIQQTLFRMLSRRGSVYFG; from the coding sequence GTGAGCGCCTTGGCAGGTAGCGGAGCGACAGATGCACGTACCGCGAAAGTCATTCAGCTCTATGCGTCACCGTCGGGGCCGGACTCAGTGGACCGCCGCGGTGCTCGTGATTCCGGGCGACGTCGGCATCCGAGCCAGCAGGCTTCGGGGCATCGAACGAGACACGGTGCCACGCAAGGCGATTCGTTTCTCGGTCATCCCAACACCGATGGTTTCGGTCGCCCGCCCGCGCGGGTGACCCCGATCAGCAACGAGATCGCCCTGTCGGACGAGGTACTCGGTGTGGAGCACCGTGGCCCGTCGAAGTCGAGTCCGCTGTTCAGCCTCGGTGGCATCCGGAACGCGGTCGCCGACACACTGACCTCCACCGCGGGCTTCATCCGCGAGCGGATGGCCGGCGAGTACGAAGTCGACGAGTTCGGATTCGATCCCCATTTCACCGAATCGGTGTGGTTTCCGGCAGTCCGGCAGGTCTACGAGAAGTGGTTCCGCGTCGAGGTGACCGGAATCGAGAACCTGCCCCTCGAGGGCGGTGCGCTGCTCGTCGCCAACCATGCCGGCACCATCCCGGTCGACGCGATCATCACCTCTCTGGCTGTCCGCGACAACCATCCCGACAATCGCTACGTGCGACTCCTGGCCGCCGACATGGCCTTCGACTCGCCGGGTATCAGCGAGGTCGCGCGGCGCATCGGCGCCACTGTGGCCTGCACCAACGACGCCGACCGACTGCTCCGTCAGGGGGAGCTCACCGCGGTCTGGCCCGAGGGCTTCAAGGGCATCGGCAAGCTGTACAAGGATCGCTACAAGCTGCAGCGGTTCGGCCGGGGCGGCTTCGTGACGACCGCGCTGCGCAACGCGGCGCCGATCATCCCCGTGTCGATCGTCGGCTCCGAGGAGATCTACCCGATGCTCGCCGACCTCAAGCCCCTCGCCAAGGTGCTCGGCCTGCCGTACTTCCCGATCACGCCGCTGTTCCCGTGGCTGGGTCCGCTGGGCATGGTGCCGTTGCCGTCGAAGTGGCACATCCACTTCGGCCGGCCGATCGAGACGGGCTCCTACGACGAGTCGTCGGCCGACGATCCGATGGTGGTCTTCGACCTGACCGACCATGTCCGCGAAGAAATCCAGCAGACCCTCTTCCGGATGCTGAGCCGTCGGGGGAGTGTCTACTTCGGCTGA
- a CDS encoding NAD-dependent epimerase/dehydratase family protein, whose product MAESSSVLPRVVLVTGASTFLGGYLVARLAANPQIERVLAVDSRVPRKDLLRRMGRAEFLRLDIRRPTIAKALVSYGVDTVVHAATSIADTAPHSAAIKEFNVVGAMQVCAACQRTPSVKRLVLRSTAMVYGASARDPSHFSEETRARREPKRGYGRDLLDVEGYVRGLGRRRPDIDITIVRPQAMLGPRITTRMGSYLSAPVVPTVIGFQPRLQFLHEEDALAAMEHVTLAGKPGTFNLSGEGVVTLTQAIRRIGHIELPVPSSLLAPIAGVFQDLRSAKLRSSQTEFLTYGRVLDTTRMRTELGFVPRYTTMETLDDFVERSGVTPVIGTDAWRAFEQRVVSAAHQLQ is encoded by the coding sequence ATGGCCGAATCCTCCTCAGTGTTGCCCCGAGTCGTCCTGGTCACGGGGGCGTCGACTTTCCTGGGGGGGTACCTGGTCGCGCGGCTCGCGGCCAATCCTCAGATCGAGCGTGTGCTGGCCGTGGACTCACGGGTGCCGCGCAAGGACCTCCTGCGCCGCATGGGGCGGGCGGAATTCCTGCGGCTGGACATCCGGCGTCCCACGATCGCGAAGGCGTTGGTGTCGTACGGGGTCGACACCGTGGTGCACGCTGCCACGTCGATCGCCGACACCGCCCCGCACTCGGCGGCCATCAAGGAGTTCAACGTCGTCGGTGCGATGCAGGTCTGTGCGGCCTGTCAGCGGACGCCGTCGGTGAAGCGTCTCGTGCTGCGGTCCACGGCGATGGTCTACGGCGCCAGTGCGCGCGACCCATCGCACTTCTCCGAGGAGACACGCGCGCGCCGTGAGCCCAAGCGGGGCTATGGCCGAGACCTCCTGGACGTGGAGGGCTACGTCCGCGGTCTCGGGCGCCGGCGCCCGGACATCGACATCACGATCGTGCGCCCCCAGGCGATGCTCGGGCCGCGGATCACCACGCGTATGGGTTCTTACCTGTCGGCGCCGGTGGTGCCCACGGTAATCGGCTTCCAGCCGCGCCTGCAGTTCCTGCACGAGGAGGACGCGCTCGCGGCGATGGAGCACGTGACCCTCGCGGGGAAGCCGGGAACCTTCAATCTGTCGGGTGAGGGAGTCGTGACGCTGACCCAGGCGATCCGCCGGATCGGGCACATCGAACTGCCCGTCCCGAGCAGTCTTCTCGCGCCGATCGCCGGTGTCTTCCAGGATCTGCGTTCGGCGAAACTCCGATCGTCCCAGACCGAGTTCCTCACCTACGGTCGCGTTCTGGACACCACCAGGATGCGTACCGAGCTGGGTTTCGTGCCGCGGTACACGACCATGGAAACACTCGATGACTTCGTCGAACGCAGCGGCGTGACGCCGGTGATCGGGACGGACGCCTGGCGGGCGTTCGAGCAGCGTGTCGTGTCCGCCGCACATCAATTGCAGTGA
- a CDS encoding HAD family hydrolase codes for MPSAPESSGATPLDTGDDWETQAARIEFDDDFDEDDELHDLAEDDESNRVTTWISQRASAATGRFRQTAHELRQTLAGEASAKAAVDSLRLREPSDAEPGEAPRDLTAAAFFDVDNTLVQGASIVHFARGLAARKYFTYGDIMDFAWTQAKFRITGKENARDVAEGREKALSFIAGRQTSELVELGEEIFDDYIADKIWPGTRALAQRHLDAGQQVWLVTATPVELAQTIADRLGLTGALGTVAESVDGVFTGRLVGDILHGPGKAHAVRALAIREGLNLKRCTAYSDSHNDVPMLSLVGKAVAINPDTDLRDVAKVRGWEMYDFRTARKAAKYGAGTAIVLGAAGGGAAAAARLLRHR; via the coding sequence GTGCCCTCGGCGCCCGAGAGCTCCGGTGCCACCCCGCTCGACACCGGCGACGACTGGGAGACCCAGGCCGCGCGCATCGAGTTCGACGACGACTTCGACGAGGACGACGAACTCCACGATCTCGCCGAGGACGACGAGTCCAACCGGGTCACCACCTGGATCTCCCAGCGCGCCAGCGCCGCGACCGGCCGATTCCGCCAGACCGCACACGAACTCCGCCAGACTCTCGCCGGTGAGGCGAGCGCGAAGGCAGCCGTCGACTCGCTGCGGCTGCGCGAACCATCCGACGCCGAGCCGGGCGAGGCTCCTCGGGACCTGACCGCCGCCGCATTCTTCGATGTCGACAACACCTTGGTCCAGGGCGCGTCGATCGTGCACTTCGCCCGCGGCCTCGCGGCCAGGAAGTACTTCACCTACGGCGACATCATGGATTTCGCGTGGACCCAGGCGAAGTTCCGGATCACCGGCAAGGAGAACGCCCGCGACGTCGCCGAGGGCCGGGAGAAGGCGTTGTCGTTCATCGCCGGCCGGCAGACCTCCGAGCTCGTCGAACTCGGCGAGGAGATCTTCGACGACTACATCGCGGACAAGATCTGGCCCGGGACGCGCGCTCTCGCCCAGCGTCATCTCGACGCCGGCCAGCAGGTCTGGCTGGTCACCGCCACGCCGGTCGAACTCGCGCAGACCATCGCCGATCGGCTCGGGCTCACCGGCGCGTTGGGCACGGTCGCCGAGAGCGTCGACGGCGTGTTCACCGGACGACTCGTCGGCGACATCCTGCACGGACCCGGTAAGGCCCATGCGGTGCGCGCACTCGCCATCCGTGAGGGCCTGAACCTCAAACGCTGTACCGCGTACTCGGATTCGCACAACGACGTCCCGATGCTGTCGCTGGTCGGCAAGGCGGTCGCGATCAACCCCGACACCGACCTGCGCGACGTCGCGAAGGTGCGCGGGTGGGAGATGTACGACTTCCGGACAGCACGCAAGGCGGCGAAGTACGGTGCCGGTACCGCCATCGTGCTGGGAGCCGCCGGTGGCGGTGCCGCGGCGGCCGCACGGCTGCTACGTCACCGCTGA
- a CDS encoding redox-sensing transcriptional repressor Rex — protein MGADRSKPGDADPPASALPPPAPAVATAIPAPTVARLATYLHVLRSFSQRGILVASSGELATAAGVNPAILRKDLSYVAANGVRGVGYDVGRLTARISMTLHTDSIHTVALAGAGQLGRALLAHTGFGRGFRVAAMFDADPALAGTSFEVGGPTIAPLTEIASVCAQVEPAVAIGVVATADEAARSAFEAFVTAGVRQVLNVTPVALTTEADVVVRQVDLALELQVLTFQASRATTQAPRNELKISSRSDIGAPREVKAADGRRGNAMGEETVTA, from the coding sequence GTGGGCGCCGATCGTTCGAAGCCCGGCGACGCCGACCCTCCCGCGTCGGCGTTGCCGCCGCCCGCTCCCGCGGTCGCCACGGCCATCCCCGCCCCCACCGTGGCCCGTCTGGCCACCTATCTGCACGTCCTGCGGTCGTTCAGCCAGCGGGGCATCCTGGTCGCCTCCAGCGGCGAACTGGCCACCGCGGCGGGCGTGAACCCCGCGATCCTCCGCAAGGACCTCTCCTACGTCGCCGCGAACGGCGTCCGGGGGGTCGGGTATGACGTCGGACGTCTCACCGCGCGCATCTCGATGACCTTGCACACCGACAGCATCCACACGGTCGCACTGGCCGGCGCCGGCCAGCTCGGACGCGCGCTGCTCGCGCACACCGGTTTCGGCCGCGGATTCCGGGTCGCCGCGATGTTCGACGCCGATCCGGCCCTTGCCGGCACATCGTTCGAGGTCGGCGGGCCGACGATAGCCCCGCTCACCGAGATCGCGTCGGTCTGCGCCCAGGTCGAGCCGGCCGTGGCGATCGGGGTCGTGGCCACGGCCGACGAGGCCGCCCGGAGTGCCTTCGAGGCCTTCGTCACCGCCGGGGTCCGCCAGGTGCTCAACGTCACGCCGGTGGCGCTCACGACGGAGGCGGATGTCGTCGTCAGACAAGTTGATCTAGCCTTGGAACTGCAAGTGTTGACGTTCCAGGCCTCTCGTGCCACGACGCAGGCCCCGCGGAACGAGCTCAAGATCTCCTCACGCAGCGACATCGGTGCGCCTCGCGAGGTGAAGGCGGCCGACGGGCGCCGCGGAAATGCAATGGGTGAAGAAACGGTGACAGCGTGA
- a CDS encoding zinc-binding dehydrogenase, whose protein sequence is MRAVVCRAGELTVQDVPTPVPETGQVLLRVLRAGICGSDLHARVHCDATADVSEEVGYDAFMRSGQSVVMGHEFAGEVVSYGPGCRKRWAPGTPVVSVPMIRHGGEAHLTGLTASAPGAYAQFVLVSEDMTFEIPDGLSVDHAALTEPLAVAHHAVRRGEVGRRDVAVVIGCGPIGLAVIAMLKASGVRTVIASDLSAGRRALAGRVGADIVVDPAVESPFDRCAREGRYVTAAQDLLGTAFDAMRTLRRIPLAPWPSLFRVADRLGATPTGPVIFECVGTPGMIEHVVSNAPFRSRVVVVGVCMEPDTFRPAMALNKEIELRFVFVYDPAEFHQTLQMIAAGKVDVAPMITATVGLEGVAPAFDALGTAAHHAKVLIDPMSEISSL, encoded by the coding sequence ATGCGTGCAGTCGTGTGTCGAGCCGGTGAGCTGACCGTCCAGGACGTTCCCACTCCCGTACCGGAGACCGGGCAGGTGCTCCTGCGTGTCCTGCGGGCAGGTATCTGCGGTTCCGACCTCCACGCGCGCGTGCACTGCGATGCGACGGCAGACGTGTCCGAGGAGGTCGGCTACGACGCGTTCATGCGCTCCGGCCAGTCGGTGGTCATGGGCCACGAGTTCGCCGGCGAGGTGGTGTCCTACGGTCCCGGATGCCGTAAGCGGTGGGCGCCCGGGACGCCGGTGGTGTCGGTCCCGATGATCCGCCACGGCGGCGAGGCGCACCTGACCGGGCTGACGGCATCGGCGCCGGGTGCCTACGCACAGTTCGTATTGGTCTCCGAGGACATGACCTTCGAGATCCCCGACGGTCTGTCGGTCGACCACGCCGCTCTCACCGAACCCCTGGCCGTCGCCCATCACGCGGTACGCCGCGGCGAGGTCGGCCGGCGCGACGTCGCCGTGGTGATCGGGTGCGGACCCATCGGGCTCGCGGTCATCGCGATGCTCAAGGCGTCGGGCGTGCGCACCGTCATCGCGAGCGATCTGTCCGCGGGTCGTCGGGCCCTGGCCGGGCGGGTCGGCGCCGACATCGTGGTCGACCCGGCCGTGGAATCACCGTTCGACCGGTGCGCGCGAGAGGGCAGGTACGTCACCGCCGCCCAGGACCTGCTCGGCACCGCATTCGACGCGATGCGCACCCTGCGTCGAATCCCGTTGGCGCCGTGGCCTTCCCTGTTCCGGGTCGCCGACCGGCTCGGCGCGACGCCGACCGGTCCGGTGATCTTCGAATGCGTGGGCACCCCCGGCATGATCGAGCACGTCGTGTCGAACGCGCCGTTCCGCTCACGCGTCGTCGTGGTGGGTGTGTGCATGGAACCGGACACGTTCCGTCCGGCGATGGCGCTCAACAAGGAGATCGAGCTGCGATTCGTCTTCGTCTACGATCCGGCCGAATTCCACCAGACCCTGCAGATGATCGCCGCGGGCAAGGTCGACGTCGCGCCGATGATCACCGCCACCGTCGGACTAGAGGGGGTCGCGCCGGCGTTCGACGCTCTCGGGACGGCCGCTCATCATGCGAAGGTGCTGATCGACCCGATGAGCGAGATCTCCTCGCTCTGA